Genomic DNA from Macadamia integrifolia cultivar HAES 741 chromosome 6, SCU_Mint_v3, whole genome shotgun sequence:
GCAATGGACAACAAGCCTGTCCATAGAATTTCTTTCCAAGTTAGGAGAATTAATGCCTTCACTAGCTTGAGTGTGCTTACCTGACCACCAATAATATCGTTGTTACCATCACattcaattttatttctaaaacaagAAAAGACCGCATTGGCACTATCACGACTGGCAAGTTGAGGGACATCTTCAGGGTCCAATGTTTTTTCATACCCGAGTGCAACCAAAGGACCCATCCAAGAGAAAGTAAAAATACTAAGAAAATTGGCATTTGCATAAGGAGTTACACTCTCTTCACCGACACTTGATTCTTGTTTCTCATCACCATTGTTTTGATTGGAACTAGTTTTCAAAAGAGGctccaaaaaatggaaatcttcatcttcttgccCCTTGCCAAACAACCCAACATTAGAAATGGACAAACCGGCAATAACTGAAATAGCATCAGACACCCACAGCAAGATTGGTAACTGAAAATGTTTCCAATACAAACCAAGATGTATAACAAGAAAGGAACTAGACATTAGGAAGTAGAAGGCCCACCAAATCCTTAGCGTAATGGGGAACTTACGCTCACTTGAATGAGAAAACTGGATGTGCAAGTAAGCAGAGATAAGAAACCAAGTGACTGTTCTGAATGAAAAATCCAATTGGGCAATAGTCTTTAGATTAGACCAACCAATTCTAAACCCAGAGATGCAATTTAACACGCATAGGAGAAGATCATGGGAAGACAGGAACATGCAAGATATAAGGGCCAACCAATAGTATAAAAAGTAAGTATTCTTCAACATTGGTTTTGAATTATCAAAGGTTATTGTGGGTCTcttgcaaacccaaaaaatgaGTAAAACTAATAATAGAATTAGGTGTGCAAAAGCAGAAAACCCATGTAGGAAAATGGTTGGAGAATACTTTGAAAATAATATCCAGATATTTATATCATTCATTGATCCTTCAAAAGCATCCATGTTGGCAaattcccttttcttctttttgtaatTCGGTGGCTTAATTTAGACTCCTTTATGAATCCTATCAGATACACCACATTTTGAATTGATGTAAGTCCATTGCCAAAATGTTGTGGAAACTCTAGCTTATAAATATCAACCATTTCCACCTCATCTGTTCTAAAAAGACTTAAGACCAATATTGAAATCTCAATATCATCCTTAGATGTAGTTGAACCTGTTACCAAACAAGCAAAAGATATTGtttgaaaatatataaagaataaaagaatcaaTAAACTTTCCATAGaaaatttaagaatgaaagaagTTGCAATGATATATGATTTAGTCCATATCCAATAAACCAATAAATATTTTAGAATTAACCTATTTCAGCAAGATGCAAGGAAAAGCAAAGAGCTTCAGATCATAAGATTTCCAACTGAAGCATAGCAATAGAATtctatatcaaaataaaaaactgaacttcCAAAATACCAAATCGACATATAAAGTTTTAAATAATGCAACCATGAAACAGCATGAGCAACATAATTAACATGGGAATAGAACTTTCAATTGTTGACATACAATAGTCTGTTAGCAAGACACCTTGCCAAACCATTGGTGCAATTTAAGGATCACCAAATGTGAGGGGGAAATGTTAGTGATATAGCACTGCAATTCATCACACTCAATCTGATTTCATCTATAAGTTGACAATTAATTGATCCGTGCGCTAAGTGAAGTGAATCATTCCAATCCATCTCATATGATCAATGCAAGTTCATTTTGTAATAGAACCAGATTTCCAAACaatgatagagagagaaaaaaaaaaaaaggagatcgATAGTATTTAGATTCCTAGTCGATCCCACAGATATATGGTAATAACTTATAAGGtctaaaaataatttataattacaAGTAACTCCATAAGTATTGACTTGGCGCACATAACTTCCTAATTATGACTAATAGCTAAAAATATACAACAATTCTACTTGTGTGAAGCTAGTCTTTCTCTATTCTGTTtaaattccaaaagaaaaaaagggaaacaaaagTTACGGAGCCCTTTTTGTCCCATTCATAGAGAAAGAAGGATGAGAAAAGAGCAAGAGTTGCATAAAAGAGAACTTTTCAGACTACAAGCCCaagtcagagagagagagagagagagagagaggtgcaccTTATTATTCCTTGTTGGTGCATTTCTTCAACGAACCAAAATTTCCCCCCTGTACCTCTTCAAAGAAGTTGGACCGTGGCCTCTGCTGGTAGCTTGTAAGTCAGCATGGGAAGCGCTTAGATGTTTATCGGTGAGCAGAGGGACCATTTTAAGTAACGAAGGTAATGGGCTTCTATGATTTTGCCACAAACTCCTGGCTTCCTGAGAAATAGGAAAGTGGCGGTCCCTAATCCTCAGGAACCCTTCATATTTCCTGAGAATTAGAAAAGTGGTGGGACGGTATCCCCAGGAACGCGCGTTCCAAGGATTGCACTGTAGAACAGGTTCATTCGCGGAAACGAAGACGTCTGTAGGTAACTGATAAGGAGAGACAAAAGGAGGTTAGGTTTGGCAGTTGGGAACTATTGGGCTTTACTTGGTTTGATCTTGCCCTCGCTACACTTTTGAGTAACTCTTGGATGACATCACTTTTCATTCTTGTCCAATTATTTTTGTGCATTCGACAtttgtacattttcaaaatctgatGGTTGTGGAAGATTTTTGGAATTCAAATCCATTATAACCCCTCAAATGCCTTAAACTTCTACAACAGTTCGATTTTGAAATTGTACAAGTGTAATGTGCATAGAGAAAATTGCACAATTAAGAATTGAAAAGGATCTACGTCGGTCTATACTTTCAGCCCCAACTATGTTTCTCAAGTGGCAAGTATTGAAAAAATAGAGACTACCAAGTGATTATTCTagggtgcatggacatacatgagaGAGTATACCTACATATAAGAAGACACATTAAATCTCATTTTGGAATTTAACTTGTGGTCAGCCCACATCGTTTCATAATCATCTAATGGTCAGATATTCATGTTACCGTTCCTCGTGGCAAATAAGGTCAGAGCATGTAGTTCTACTTCTAAGTGATGGCGTGCCGAAATACTTATTAAAAGGGTGGCAATTGGGATTGGAATTGACTGGAACATCGGTTCTAGTCTTACACTTtagaatgatttttattttagaactgAAACTGGATCAAACCAATCAAGCTTCTCTTTCTCTACTTTTCTTAAGCCTTGTAGCTGCTGGTCAAATAAAATGTATGAACGCGAGAAGATGACAGACCTTCCAGGGAGTcatcccaaccttgtgtgtTCCACTTAGTAAGTATCAACCTTTTTTTCAAACAGAAACTGATTAACCTGGAGCTTTGCAAGTCTATTCAGAATGACTACAATGATGGCAAAAACTGGTAGCAAATATCATATAGCCATAGATGTGCAACTAGCAAGTGCATCAGTTAAAATTGTACAACTAAAATCTCACTGATGTATTTGTCATACACGATTATTCAGAATGCTTCtgcaaaatttaatttttcccaTTGTACAAATTGGAGAGCACAACATACAACCTGGAGAATATTTTGTGCAGCTACATGATGCATCAGTCAAATTTAATGACACCTATTTTAACTCAATAGTGTCTTTTTTAAACGTTGCCCTTCACTTGTTTGTTGCAGTCTGACCTGAAGTGTAGAGAAAATTAACCAGAAACAGCAACCCATTTCCACCATTATTAACTTATGGGAaagtctcccccccccccctcccctctctctctctctctctctttctctctctgttttgaAGCCCATGTAGAGTTTGAGCTTTCCAGTTGGCTCTGTCCAAAATGGGAACAAAATACTATCAGATAATTCTGGCATCCAAGGGAAACCAAAAGTTTAGCAGTTCCAATAAAGGAGATTTAAATAATTAGCAGATCATAGAGGAGTGATCTTGGCAATTGGTGCTGAAGATCATTCTAACTTGGATTCTCTACTACATAAACAGTAACTTGTAAATCAGAATATCAGGGGAAGCACCAAAAGTTCCCCAATTGAGCCCATTGAAAATGATATGAGTCAAAGCCTACACACAAGATAAAACTAAAAATATGAATCATACAACTCATCACTGTTGAATTAAACACCACtccaggaaaaaagaaaaaaaaaaaaaccagacctatattttttttctttttttgcttaaaCAGGCCAATAGCCAAACCTATGTACTTGAAGatataactgaaaataaaatttatcacCACGAAATGAATCATACAACTCACCACtgtgaaatgaaataaaaaacccaaagcATATGTCATGCCTCTTTGTCGAGGTGTTCTAACCATGCTTTCCCAGTCACATCCCCTGTTGATCCTAGACCAAACCTTCAGATCTTTCTGGAATTCTGGTCGTGCAACTAAGTTTACTGGTGTGTATGTAAAGGATACCCTGTCTTGGTGTATAATTTTGATCAGCGACTTTCAGGCTTCCTTTTTTATTGTAGAATTGGTTATGTGCGGTATGGGTGCAACAGGGCACGCTGGACCgagttttcttttgatttcaggTTATTGTCATGCTGGAAAATTGATTAACAAAATCATATTGAAACTCAAAAGGCATAGTAAGCAGGCCAAAATAAGCCATTATTTATCCTTCAAATAGCATAAGCAGTAATATGTATAGTAACATTAACAAGAAAACTAGAAGATAATCAAACTTCAATTGTTTCTCAGCCTAGAGTCTTTGTCCAGACTATTCCATTCTCATTTATCCAATGACAGACTTCAATTTGACCCGGGCCAAAACCTAGCAACTTAAAAGCAAGATGATTTGGATTCCAAGTTGATGTGTCATGATGGCATGCCATGATCGCatgattcactttcttcttAGCATGTATATCAACTGCATAAACTTTTACTTTCTGTAAAACATGGCAATAATAGACTTGAAATATGAATGGCTGGCTATGACATAAGGCTGGTGAATCAGAAAGATTTCCATATATGAGTTTCACAACTCCAATCGTGACATTCTCATAAGATCCTTCGATGCTTTCAGTACTCCATACATGTACATAGTGTCCTAATTCCTCGACGATAAAATCAATCAGATCCTCGACGGAAGTTGCACAAGTTCTCTTCTCACCTCGAATGGGGCTCTTCTCACATATCTTGAGGGTGTCTTGAATATATTCATCCATGTTTGATTCATCTATCACACCAAAaagcttcttcaatttctcaatcCGGGCAatggaaaatgggatttttgatgCCAGAGATCGCGGTAAGAATGATTTATATGACATTGGGTCCCTTAGATCAGGGACAGCTATGACACTTCCCTCTTTCACCATTGACTTCCGGAAATATGGCAATCCACCTTGGCTGGCTACTGACAGGGCTGCTTCATTAGGAAAATCATATTTCAGTTTGTCTTCATTCCATGGGGCTATTGGTGGCAAGGTTGTGCTGTCCGTTGTTTTCTTCTCCAGTGAATTTGTAGAACAAGCAATATTAGCCTGCTTACAAAATAAATCAAGATGGGATGCCAGTTCATTTTTCTCTATAATTTTCATAAACACCTCCTCTTGATGGGGGTTTAATGAAGAAGCCTTTTCAGCTAACCAGTGTGGAGGATGTGAAAGACCGATATGCTCTTCCCAATATTGCATGAAGGCACTTTCAGCTTGAGAACCCTACAAGTTCATGGAGAAAATATAACaactaaataagaaaaacagaaaaaaaaaaaaataacaaagttGAAATGAATGGAAAATGGAAAAgcataatttttcttacactaAAGTATGCTACTACCAGAAGTCCAAGCAATAGAATGGGACGTGTCATGGTGGAACTGAAACAGTGAATGGGAATGATTTGGTCTGCGCCTTGGCGGAATGAGTTGGGTCTGCTAAGTGGAGAAGGTGTTTGAATTTAtagaagaaaattttatgtagtgcaaaaataaaaaagaagtggGAAGTGTTCGTCGATCCCCTAAATGACTAAATTTACGCGTAATTTCCTAATTTTCCGTATATGAAAGTGAAAAACTTCTCTTTTATGACtaacttgaaaataaaattcctaATAAAAAACTGCCCTTCAGCATTCAATATTTTTAAACACTAAAATAACTCCTTAATTCTGGGTCATTCTCATGGCTGTTTTCTTATTTGGTTAGGTCTTTGTGCTTAACTGTGGTAGTGTACAAGAAAAAAGCTAATCATTAATGGTATACATGAGCAGAAATTATGGAGAGAACCCAACACCTGGTGTTGTCCACCTCTATCACTAATGGATCTGTAGCTTTTTCTCTTCGGACTATTGATTTGTTTAGCTGAGAAGTGAAGGGTAAAAAGAAGAATCTTCAAGGGGGGAACAATGAGTTAATTTGATGCAAGCATACTCAATCCCAAGGGGTTAGCATAATTGGATTAGAGAGGATACGGTACTCCGCCTCAGGAAGCGAGATCCTATGTAAGCAGTGTCACAGTGACCCCAGGGATTAACCGGATCAAAGATCCGGACACCctgggtattaaaaaaaaataaaaaattagagcaTGCTAATGACGTAAGGgatttttcccttcttatcTTTTGAAGTTTGAAGCAATTGTTGTAATTCAGCTAACCTCACTTTGtcaaacaattttcaaaataCCAGGTGTTGGGTTGTCTCAACAATTTCTGGTGATGGCTTTTCAAAATACCTCTATCAAGGACCATTGGGTGTAAACATATTGGATTTGAACTTGCTTTTGATGAccttttaaataaatattttttaagtagGCCTCACTATCATGGATTTAGTTTTTGGTATCGATATCGGTATTGGTCTCTGTTGATATTGATTCGATCCAGAGGATCGGTGTGCAtcagtcatttttacccttgtttttcagaaaaaaaaaatgttttttttactattttaaccCTGAAAAGATACAGATAACAAATCCGGATTGGTCATGGATTGGggattgataaaaaaaaatcaactaccGAAGCAACCCCAAGAAATGGCATTTACAAGTCCAAAATGCCCGATTATAAAGATATAGATAACAAGAAAATTCACTTTTACTaatgaaaacaagaaacaaGAACTAAAGAAAAGAGTATGCTATAAAAGGGATCCAAACCTTCCCCTGTCAAAAGGTTATAGATTACTTAATTCCTCTGACGGTCctaatttattgaaaaatgggTTGTGGGAAATTTTCTAAAACAGCATTACATTCATAAAAAAGTAGATGTCCTGATGTGTAATTTAGTTAAGAAGATCTTTTTGTGAATAACTTCAGCCATACGTTTTTGAGGTTAGAATAACATCCCATATGGTTGGCTGGGGGAACAATTCAAATTGCCACTCTAGGATCTAATTTTGAGACTTTCATGTTAGAATGCATGACCatgaaaggaaaattttgagaatagAAATTTAACTAGAATTGGTAAGAAAATTTAGGCACAGAAAAGCTTTTTTATCATATAGAGTTTTAACAATATATTCAGTTTGGCTTCATTTCACTCCGCTATTGGTGGCAAAAGTTGTGCTGtctattgtcttcttcactAGTGTATTTGTAGAACATACAACATTGGCCTGCTTGCAAAATGAATGCAGGTGGAAGTGGATTCATTTTTCTCCATAATTTTCATAAACACTGCCTCTTGAAGGAGGCTTAATATAGAAGCCTTTGCAACTAACCAATGTAGAGGGTATGGAAGATCAATATGCTCTTTCTGGTGTTGTATGGAAAAATTTTCAGCTTGAGATTCCTATAATTTCATCGGAAAAATTACAActaaataagaaagataaaacaGGAACAAGCATTAAACAAgttgaagggaaaagaaaggttTATCCAATCATAATGATGGTAGAGTCTCTTTGGGTTGGAGATCTGAAAATGAATGGATGATAAAAgtcatttttctctcttatcaTAATGCAGTGAGAAGCATCTCGCAGAGTTGGCACCATGCAAGGATACAAAGAGGAAGATGTGTGGATCGTGTTAAGGATAACGATtaattcaaatttaaataattttgaattaatttaaattcaaattcaaattatttGAATTAGTCAATCCTAATCTAATCGTAACTGTTGTAACAGTTCCAAGATATGCTCTTCCATAATTATtatcttttgaaattcaaattcattcaaatacTATAAATATAACATCCACCCATGTCAAGGGTAAGGGAgaataattcaaattcaaattcaaatcatgtttctcttcttttcatgGTATCAGTCGACCAAATGATTCCTTGGTAAACTCTTCTTCACAATGTCATCCTCTTCATCCCTTCCTGTTGTTCAACACCACCTCAGTCTGAAGCTTGCCTGAgacaattttcttttatggaaGACCTAACTCTTCCCACTTCTCCGCAGCCAGGATTTAATGGGATATCTTGACGGCTTCATCTTCTGTCCCTCTCAGATGCATACCCCCACAGAAGCGACTGCTGTTACACCGAATCCAGCTTATGCAGATTGGATTTGGAAAGACCAGCTTGTCTTAAGCTGGATAATATCTTCTTTATCTCTTGAGATCCTACCTTATGTTGTCGGATTGGCCACTGCTGCCAATGTTTGAACAACCCTCCAAGCAACTTTTGCCTCATTGTCGCATACGAGTATTCTCCAACTCCATATGCAACTGCAGAACAATAAAGGTGATAAAACTATTTCTGCCTATCTGCGTGAAGTCAAATATATCTTAGATCAATTGGCTGCTGCCAGTCGACCCTTGGGGAATGCAGAATTGAATGCAATTGTGTTCCGAAATCTGGGTCCAGATTTTTTTGATATTGTAGCTGCTCTTGCTACAAGGGCGGATCCTATTTCCTTTCCCGAACTTCATCGACTGCTGTCAAGTCATGAGTTATGCCTCAAGTTTGCAACAACACCAGTAGAGGCCAACCTCAGCACTTCCACACCCTCTTACACCCCTCCATCACCGAACCCCTCTTCTAAGAAAACCTCTTATTCCCCAAATTGTGGACAAAATAATCGTTCCAAAACCAAAAAGTACCGATGCCAAATTTGTCAAAAATACAATCACATAGTGGCGAAGTGCTATTTCAGGTATTCACAATCCTCCAACAGTTCACCACCTGCAGCTAATATGGCCGGCATTCTACCTACCCATCACAATCAGCCTGGTTTCCTGACACAGCTGCCACACACCATATGACACCTGACATCTCCAATCTATAGATCTGTGCACCACATACTGGTAACGAAACTCTTCATGTAGGTAATGGAACAGGTTTAGAAATTACATATGACATTGGTGTGGCATGCATATTGGATTTGGGTCCTCTTCATGTAGGTAATGGAACAGGTTTAAATTCTCTGAAATACTCAGTATTTTAGCATTAGTAAAGCACCACTGGATTTTATTTTcactgatgtatggggtcctgcTCCAGTTGAGTCAATTTCTGGTTATAAGTATTTCAtaatatttgttgatgattttttgaaatataCCTGGTATTACCCATTTCAAAATCGGTCCATGGTTCCTTCGATTTTTGAAATATTCAAAACCATGgctgaaaaaaaatttgaaaaatcaatCAAAGCGGTATAGTCAGATTGGGGTGGGGAATATCGAAAACTCAGTAATATTTTTTCATAAACTAGCATCCTCCATCGTGTAGCCTGTCCACATACACATGAGCAAAAGGGAGTGGCTGAGCGAAAAATTCGCCATTTGTTGACACTGGCCTGACATTACTAGCCCATGCCTCCCTTCCATTAAAGTATTGGCCTTATGCATTTGAAACCACCATCTATCTCATCAACCATTTACCAActccaatcataaacaacaccTCACCATTTCAAAAACTATTTCGTCAACAACCATATtacaaatttttaaaaaattttcgtTGTGCAGTTTTCCCATTATTAAGGACCTACAATTCCCATAAATTTTCGCTCCGCTCTACTCCGTGTGTGTTTTTAGGCTATGGTCCAATGCATGTTGGGTACCGTTGTTTGGATTACAAAACCGGTCGCATGTATATTGCACATCATGCTCAGTTAATTGAAAATATATTCTCATTTGCATCCCTCAATTCTCCCCATTCCTATAATCCACCACCTCTTCATCCTTGGTTGACTATTTCTACAGCTGGTACATTCTCCTCAAGTGAAACTCCTACACATGGTAATGATCTTCAACCCTCATCCCCATCTTTACAAACCACCCCCTACTACTGACCATTCAATGCCAACATTATCTAATTTCAATAATGTTCCAAGATCTAACACTTTGATTTCTAGTCTAGCTAATGACATTGCAGAGTCGCAAGAGCTCATACCCTCAACCTCTTCACAACCAGTTATTTCGGAGGACCCATCACCACCAGTCCAAAATCTAAGGACCCATCATATGACACTACGTCAAAACCCAAGGCCCTCATCTAGATATCCTTTGGCTGATGTAATTTTAACAGAAATTCGGCCTGAACTAGAACCCAGTTGCTTCACAGAGGCCAATAAACAATCAAAATGGAGGGATGCGATGCTTCAGGAATTCAATGCCCTGTTGAAAAATAGAACATGGATTCTGGTTCCACCAATACGAAAGCAAATGTGGTTGGATCCAAATGGGTCTATCGCATCAAAAGGAATGCATTTTTAAATGGTTGCCTAACTGAAGAAGTCTATATGCACCAGCCACAAGGCTTCATTAGTCAGGATCGGCGTCACCACATTTGCAAAATCTAGAAATCACTATATGATCTGAATCAAGTGCCACGGGCTTGGTTTCACAGATTAAGCACATTATTGGAGTCACTAGGGTTCACTGGATCTAAAACCGATGCTTCATTGTTTATACTTCATCGACACACTTCTTCCATATACATATTggtatatgtagatgatattgtaaTCACTGGCTTAAATCCTTCCCTCATTGAGGATATCATAAACCGGTTACACACAGAATTCTCAATAAGAGACTTGGGTGAACTacattattttttgggaatcGAAGTTCTCAAACATCCTACTATGCTGCTTCTCTCTCAACAGAAGTATGTTACCAATCTTCTCCAATGGACCAACATGGAAGGTGTAAAACCGGTTCAGACCCCTATGGCTACAAATACCAGTCTTTTAACTGGTCAAGGAAAAACATTAGAAGATGCAACTTTATACAGGAGTACAGTAGGTGCTCTGCAGTATGCCACATTGACCCAGTCAGACATTTCTTTTGCATTAAACAATGTCTGTCAATTCTTGAAGGAGCCCACAGAAGAACATTGGAGTGCTGTGAAACTGATCCTACGCTACCTAAAGGAGACAGTTACACATGGATTACTTATCAATAAGAACTCCTCCAATGAAATCCATGCTTACAATGACGCAAACTGGGCTGGTTGCCCCAATGATAGACGGTCTACAGGTGATTACACAATTTATATGGGTCAAAATCTAATTTCTTGGTCCGTTAGAAAACAACACACCATTGCCCGGTCTTCAACAGAGTCCGAGTATAGGGGCGTTGGCAAATGCAACGGCAGAGGTACAGAGAGGAAGATGTGTGGATCGAAAATCCAGAATTGATGGATAGTGCAAGGGCGTCATGCATGCTGACCTTAGACCTTTTTGACTGTCTTCTTAAAATATCTTGGTATATGAAATGTATGATGGTAAAAACTTCGTGTAAACCTGAACTATCACTAGGGAGGCCGAGTTAAAGTGTGTGTAGTGCAGGAAAGACAATGTAATAACTCAAAGAATTTTGATGCCTTTTCATTTGAAATGGTTGGAGAGAAAACTCAAACTTATAATAACTTAAGTACTCAAAGTTGCAGCGTACAACTTGTGAGGAGGAAGATTCACTTCTATTATGGTTAAAATAACTCTGCAAATCGTCCACCAAGTTTTTGTGTAGTAACTTGGAAGTTTGAAGCAATTTTTGTTATTCATCTAACCTCACTTTGTCAAACAATTTTCAAAGTATTACTGACACTCAAGGAAAAGTCAAATTGgtcttaacctttttttttttcattaaaagatcaaaaaattatattaaaactgaagaaggaaaaaatatagtACATGAGAAAAAATTAACAACACTAAGAACAGGAAGAGGATCTGCGAGCTTCTTTCCCACCTTCcacatggccatcagcaagaAAGAGCTCCAAAGAAACTCAACCTATCAAAAAAGACAGAGAACTGCGTAAATCTATAATGGGGAAACCTATTGGCATCCCACTCCAGctccatagagatcaaagaAGGCCAAGTCTGAACGGGATCAAAGATATCTAGTCTTGCTGCTGATTTTGCTAAGAAGTCCGCTATTGGATTAGACTCACGATAACAATGGGTGATTTTCCAACTGAAGCTAGGAAAGTAGATAAGCCTCTCCATCTTTGAAGATAAAACCAAGGAACTAGACATCTTATGAGAAGATTTACCACAGCCACGGAGTCGCATTCAATCCACAAATACTGCACCTCCTTGGCTTTAGAATGTTCAATACCTGAGATTACTGCGCCAATCTCAGCTTCAAAGTTAGTCTTCACACCAATTGCCTCTCAGAAATTCCATATCACTTCTGTTTTCTCATTTTTGAGAATTCCACCTATATCAGCCCTCCTTGGGTTTCCTAAAGAGCAACAGTTTGAACcaacttgtagggagtggacacCAAAAAATCTCCA
This window encodes:
- the LOC122081615 gene encoding polygalacturonase non-catalytic subunit AroGP3-like, giving the protein MTRPILLLGLLVVAYFSGSQAESAFMQYWEEHIGLSHPPHWLAEKASSLNPHQEEVFMKIIEKNELASHLDLFCKQANIACSTNSLEKKTTDSTTLPPIAPWNEDKLKYDFPNEAALSVASQGGLPYFRKSMVKEGSVIAVPDLRDPMSYKSFLPRSLASKIPFSIARIEKLKKLFGVIDESNMDEYIQDTLKICEKSPIRGEKRTCATSVEDLIDFIVEELGHYVHVWSTESIEGSYENVTIGVVKLIYGNLSDSPALCHSQPFIFQVYYCHVLQKVKVYAVDIHAKKKVNHAIMACHHDTSTWNPNHLAFKLLGFGPGQIEVCHWINENGIVWTKTLG
- the LOC122082169 gene encoding uncharacterized mitochondrial protein AtMg00810-like, which gives rise to MEGVKPVQTPMATNTSLLTGQGKTLEDATLYRSTVGALQYATLTQSDISFALNNVCQFLKEPTEEHWSAVKLILRYLKETVTHGLLINKNSSNEIHAYNDANWAGCPNDRRSTGDYTIYMGQNLISWSVRKQHTIARSSTESEYRGVGKCNGRGTERKMCGSKIQN